In Piliocolobus tephrosceles isolate RC106 chromosome 6, ASM277652v3, whole genome shotgun sequence, the following are encoded in one genomic region:
- the ANKRD34C gene encoding ankyrin repeat domain-containing protein 34C produces the protein MMDDDTELRTDGNSLLKAVWLGRLRLTRLLLEGGAYINESNDKGETALMVACITKHVDQQSISKSKMVKYLLDNRADPNIQDKSGKTALIHACIRRAGGEVVSLLLENGADPSLEDRTGASALVYAINADDKDALKHLLDACKAKGKEVIIITTDKSSSGTKTTKQYLNVPPSPKVEDRHSPPLYASPSDIELKSPGLDSPLTEKEDDFFSLQAGHPSSCNTSKAANEPGSPTRKVSNLKRARLPQLKRLQSEPWGLIAPSVLAASTRQDETHGASTENEVIKSISDVSFPKRGPLSRTNSIDSKDPTLFHTVTEQVLKIPVSSAPASWKAAYEKGQAPHPRLARRGTLPVDQEKCGMGPSGPSALKEPASLKWLENDLYDLDLQPGPDPPSSISLESGKGPLDRKKLNSSHLSLFHGSRESLDTVPSTSPSSARRRPPHLLERRGSGTLLLDRISHTRPGFLPPLNVNLNPPIPDIRSSSKPSSPLTSGLKSMVPVAPSSPKRVDLRSKKKLLRRHSMQIEQMKQLSDFEEIMT, from the coding sequence ATGATGGATGATGACACTGAATTAAGGACTGATGGAAACTCTTTGTTAAAGgctgtgtggctggggaggctcaGGTTGACCAGACTGCTGTTGGAAGGGGGAGCTTATATCAATGAAAGCAATGACAAAGGTGAAACAGCtctcatggtggcatgcatcacCAAGCATGTGGACCAGCAAAGCATCAGCAAGTCCAAGATGGTGAAGTACCTGCTGGACAACAGGGCAGACCCCAATATCCAAGATAAGTCTGGCAAGACTGCCCTCATCCATGCCTGTATCAGAAGAGCCGGGGGAGAAGTGGTCTCCTTATTACTGGAGAATGGAGCAGACCCCAGCCTTGAGGATCGCACTGGGGCTTCGGCTCTGGTTTATGCAATAAATGCAGACGACAAGGATGCATTGAAACATCTCCTTGATGCCTGCAAAGCCAAAGGGAAGGAGGTGATTATTATAACAACAGATAAATCGTCTTCAGGCACCAAAACCACCAAACAGTATCTTAATGTCCCTCCTTCACCCAAAGTAGAAGACAGGCACTCACCTCCACTGTATGCATCTCCCTCTGACATAGAGCTGAAGTCTCCAGGCCTGGACTCTCCACTCACTGAGAAGGAAGATGACTTCTTCAGCCTCCAAGCAGGGCATCCAAGCAGTTGTAACACCTCCAAGGCTGCTAATGAGCCTGGGTCACCCACTAGGAAAGTCAGTAATCTCAAAAGGGCACGTTTGCCCCAACTGAAGAGGCTCCAATCTGAACCTTGGGGCCTGATCGCACCCTCGGTGCTGGCAGCTTCGACGCGTCAGGATGAGACCCATGGTGCCAGCACAGAAAACGAGGTCATCAAGAGCATCAGTGATGTGTCCTTCCCTAAAAGGGGGCCCCTCTCCAGAACCAACAGTATCGATAGCAAAGACCCCACCCTCTTTCACACAGTCACAGAGCAGGTTCTGAAGATTCCAGTCTCTTCAGCACCGGCATCTTGGAAAGCAGCCTATGAAAAAGGTCAGGCTCCCCACCCGCGTCTGGCCAGGAGAGGAACTCTGCCTGTTGACCAAGAGAAATGTGGTATGGGTCCATCAGGACCTTCTGCTCTCAAAGAGCCAGCATCCCTCAAATGGCTGGAAAATGACCTCTACGACTTAGATTTACAGCCAGGGCCTGACCCTCCCAGCTCCATTTCCCTTGAATCTGGCAAAGGACCTTTAGATAGAAAGAAGCTCAACAGCTCTCACTTATCTCTTTTCCACGGCTCTCGGGAGTCCCTGGACACTGTACCTAGCACATCCCCCAGCTCAGCACGCCGCAGGCCGCCACATCTTCTAGAACGACGAGGTTCTGGAACTCTGCTCCTTGATCGTATTTCTCACACTAGGCCTGGCTTCCTGCCGCCTTTAAATGTGAATCTGAACCCACCTATTCCAGATATTAGATCTAGCAGCAAACCTTCTTCCCCTCTTACTAGTGGCTTAAAATCTATGGTTCCTGTTGCTCCAAGTTCACCAAAGAGAGTTGACTTAAGAAGTaaaaagaagctcctcagaaggcATTCTATGCAAATCGAACAAATGAAGCAGCTGTCTGATTTTGAAGAAATCATGACCTAG